In Bombus huntii isolate Logan2020A chromosome 11, iyBomHunt1.1, whole genome shotgun sequence, the sequence ACGAACTAACAGGACGGTTCGCTAATTTTATAGGTTCGTGTGTATGCCTGTAATGGCATGTAAACTCGGCATTTGACCGCATGGTGCAGCACTAGTCCGAGAACAATCCAGGTTCGTGAGCGTGAGCATTCTCATTACCTCTCTGATACGACTGTGATTCGAGGCGATAGGTTTCATAACCTAAGTGCAGTGTGAGAAATATTTAAGGTTCTTTGTAATTAGATTCCAACGTAATTGAAATAGATGGCGGACAATATTGAAAGTAAAGCTACGGTCGCATCGGAAGAGATAGAAGCGGAAGAATGCCAAGAAGATGTTCCAGAGGAAGGAAAGATTATTCGGAAAGACGAAAAATCGAGGCTAAATGTGGAGGTGCTCGATGACGCGGAAACTGTGACGTTAGAACAACCAGTTTATCAAATACGTCCGCAGTTACACGAGAAGTACCTATTAatcgtatcgaaattttttacAGTTGAACTCTATTCCTTTGGATTGAGagtttttaattgaatttcttttttaacgaCACGACGTTTGTTCGTCAAGCTTTATCTCGTTCAATTATTTCTAATATGTTGCtattgttgttgctgttgttgttgttgttatcgTTGTTACAATCAAGGGGAatacttttttcattttgaagaTATGATTTTATACTTTAAGTATATACTTCTAACATAATCTTAAGTATATCATTTGTAAATATAGAAACTATATACAGAGCAGTCTAGTACCACTGTCGTTGTAAATAACGTATGAAATGTATTTTACATGGAATgtaacttttattattattaggaaTGGTTAAAACGAGTAATATAGTAGGTCGAATAGTTCGCTAAGCTCTACTTATATATAACGATAGTTTAATAAAGCGTTTCGCTTTTGACTAtaactaaaatataaaaggtGAACAAACGATTTGGATACAGGTTTAAACCGTTAAACGCTAAAGAAGTTATACATAATGTGCTATTTGATCAGCTTTCTGCGAAAACTTACGATGCTCAGGAAGCAGCTCAGTGGACTAAAGATATAGCGGATTTAATTAGAGAGAAAGTTAAAGGTGAAATTCTCTTTTCTAAAATAAGTTAGGCGTCGAGTAAATAATACGCTAAGTTTAATCAGCcaattcaaaatttcaaataatttgtTACGTACTTATTTCTAGAGTTAAAGTTCAAACGTTacaaatatattgtaaatgtCGTTTTGGGCGAGCAGCATGGTGCTGGGGTGAAAATGGGTACAAGATGTATTTGGGATGCAGAAGCAGATACGTACGCGTATGATAGTTTCTTGAATGTAAGAGTCGCACAGTTAATTTTAGTATcttaatttagtttaatatCGATACTGTATTTGACGGAGAACACTAAACGGAGATACTAAACAGTTTACAAATTGAGTTGCAACATTGGATATCGTTCGACTACatcaattttaaaataaacgtaCTTGCAAA encodes:
- the LOC126871295 gene encoding dynein light chain Tctex-type protein 2B-like; protein product: MADNIESKATVASEEIEAEECQEDVPEEGKIIRKDEKSRLNVEVLDDAETVTLEQPVYQIRPQLHEKFKPLNAKEVIHNVLFDQLSAKTYDAQEAAQWTKDIADLIREKVKELKFKRYKYIVNVVLGEQHGAGVKMGTRCIWDAEADTYAYDSFLNVRVAQLILVS